The Chryseobacterium sp. G0186 genome includes the window TTTACCAAGTCCGTAGATCTTAGGATTTGATCTATATTCTCTTTGGAAAGAGGAGTTGCTGTAGTAAGTGTTACTCTTTGTACTCCGTTGATATCTTCAACTTTGTTGATGAATTCCTGAGCGATATTTCTTAATTGGCTTTCACGTCCGTGCTTAATAACCAATTTGATCAAATTCTGGGAAGATGTTGATAAACCTTTGAAAATTTCGTTTGCTACCTCTATTTTCTTTTTTGCATCAATGTAAGGCGTAAGAAAGAACTTGTTTAAATCCTTAGATTCAATCATGATCTTTACTACATCTTTCATTTCAGAAAACACGGCAGCTGTCTGACCTGATTCATTAGTGAAATCAAGTAAACCCTGTGCGTATCTTTTCGCTACTTTAGATGTAAGCATTCTTAGTTAAGGTTAGATTTGTTGATATAATTTTGAACTAATTCGTTTTGAGCCTCAGTGTTATCTAACTTTTGTTTCAAGATAGATTCTGCTATGTTTACAGATAAAGCACCGATCTGAGTTTTGATATCTGCCATTGCAGCATTTTTCTCAGCGTTGATAGTTTGCTTAGCAGCTTCGATTAATTTATCTCCTTCAGTTTTAGCAGCATCTTTAGCTTCACCTACGATTCTGTCTTTAATTTCTCTAGCTTCTTTAAGGATAGCGTCTCTTTCGATTTTAGCTTCACGAATGATTCTTTCGTTGTCAGCTTTAAGGTCTTCCATCTCTTTTTTAGCCAATTTAGCTTGGTTTAATGCATCAACAATAGAAGTTTCTCTTTCATTAATAGCATTTACAATTGGTTTCCAAGCGAATTTAGCTAGAAGAAATAATAGGATAACAAAAGTAAGGGTCATCCAAAACAAAAGTCCAATTCCAGGTTCAATAATTCCCATATCTGTAAATTCTTTTTTTAAATGTTATTTTATGGATTGTTTTTTTAAAAATTCTTAGCAGCAGCCAACCGCTTTACTGCTAAGAATGTTTTTTGAGGATAGATTACTTGATGAAAGCACCAAAGATGATCGCGATAAGACCAGCACCTTCAATAAGACCAGCAGCGATAAGCATTGCTCCTTGAATCTTACCAGCTTGTTCTGGTTGTCTAGCGATAGCGTCCATTGCGTGACCACCGATTTTACCGATACCTAGACCTACACCTAGTACTGCTAAACCGATACCTACGTAAATTAATCCTGCTCCTGTTGATAAATCCATAATAAATAAATTATATTAGTTAAAAAATTATTTTTAAATTCTTTCTTTTAATTAGTGAGCGTGTTCTTCGTGACCGTGCTCATGGTCGTGTTCTGCAACTGCAATACCGATAAATAGTGCGGATAATACAGTGAAGATGTATGCTTGTAGTGCTGCTACCAATAATTCCAATACTGAAACGAATAATGCTAATGGCACAGATGCAAATCCTAATAATGGAGTTTTGAAAATGAAGATCAATGAAACGATCGCCAAGATCATAATGTGTCCTGCTGTAACGTTAGCGAAAAGTCGCATCATTAAAGCGAAAGGCTTTGTAAAGATTCCGATAATCTCAATTGGAACCATGATTGGATACAGTAAGATTGGAACCGGCGGCATAAAGATGTGTTTCCAGTAATCTTTATTCGCACTGAATAATGTAATTAATAATGTAATAACTGCTAATACTGCTGTAATCGCAATGTTACCTGTAAGGTTAGCTCCGAATGGGAAGAAAGGAATCAACCCAAATAAGTTGTTAATCCAGATAAAGAAAAATGCAGTTAATAAATAAGGCATATATCTTTTGTACTTAACAGACCCAATGTTTGGAATAGCCACCTCGTCTCTGATAAATACAATCACTGGCTCCATGAATTTTCCAATACCTTTTGGAAGTTGTGATTTTTTATAGTTTCTTGCCATTCCCATAAACACTACTGCCATGAAAAGTACTGACAAGAACATTGAAGCTGCGTTTTTTGTTACTGAAAGATCAAAAAACACTTCGTTTGATTTTTGCTTCCCACTGATGATTGAAAACAATGTAGCTTTTTCAACACCTTTAGTAGAAACTACCTGTCCGTGCTCTAAAGTATACCCATCATGTTCGTGTCCGTGAGCAATACTGCTAGAAAGAAAAGTATGCCATCCTTCATTATCTTTAATGATAACAGGCAAAGGGATAGAAACGTGATGCTCTTCACCACTGTCATCTTTTGTAGTCCATAAATGCCATTCATTAGAATCACCAATGTGTTCCATGATCATTGTGGTCGCATTGAAGCCGTCTTTCGCTTCTTTGTTCTCTACTTTTTCCGCTGATACTTCTCCTTCCGATTCGTGTTGTGCAGGCTGCTTATAAACACAAATAAAAATGCGAAAAATAATGAAGAAATTTTTCTGTTCATATCTCTTTTTTAATCGTGTGCAAATATATCGATTTTATTAAACTTTACCAATAGTAAAAATTGATTTTTATCATCAAAAAAATCAAGACTTATTAATGAGTTTTATTATAGGCAAGTAAATAAGGAATGATGCTATAATAAAGCAGATCACTACAAAGAGAAAATTATCTTTGGTCTTTTCTATAATTATTAAGGAAATAGCCAGCCAAATAACATCTTTAGCGATATTGACAACAAGAAATTTCATTCCGGCATCAGGCTTTCCAAATAAATACTTTTTAAATACCATATATACTATTATATTAAAAAGCATCAATAATAATACGATAATGAAACAATCTAGAAAATTCATGCTGCAAAAATAAGATTATAATTTTTTAAACAAAGAATAAGTAGAATGTATGTAATATATATTATATAGATGGTATAGGAAAAATACTAAAAGGAGATCATAAAAGTTATGGAGCGTCATTATTAAAAACCTATTTGTAATTCTTCAGGAAACTATTTAGTTCGTCCATCCCACAACTTTATCCGTTTTCTCAGCCAGGAAAACACGTTTCAATCCTCCTCCATCTTTCAACTTGAATAAAATATCAATCTAATCCTTATAATATTAAGTCTATCATACTCAGGTTTCTTAAAAATTCCCTATTTTTGCAAACCTATAATTTACAATAAATATGTTTAATAGTTTACAGGATAAATTAGACAAGGCATTACATAATATTTCCGGACGTGGAAAAATTACTGAAATCAATGTAGCGGAAACCGTAAAGGAAATCCGCAGAGCATTGGTAGATGCCGACGTTAACTATAAAGTTGCAAAGGATCTTACTAAAAGAGTTCAGGATAAGGCATTGGGAGAAAACGTTCTTACTTCCCTTACTCCAGGACAGCTGATGACAAAAATCGTTCATGACGAATTGGTACAGCTAATGGGAGGTTCCCAAGAGGGAATCAACCTTTCGGGAAAACCATCTGTGATCCTTATTGCAGGTCTTCAAGGTTCCGGTAAAACCACTTTCTCCGGAAAGCTTGCTCATTATTTACAAACAAAAAGAAATAAAAAACCTCTATTGGTAGCTTGTGACGTTTACCGTCCTGCTGCCATTGATCAGCTTAAAGTATTAGGAGGACAAATAAATGTTCCTGTCTATACGGAAGAAGGAGCTACCAACCCATCTACGATTGCTGAAAATGCAATCAATTTTGCAAAAGCCAACAATCACGATGTAGTAATCGTGGATACTGCCGGTCGTTTAGCCATTGATGAGCAGATGATGAACGAGATTAAGTCTGTACATTATTTCATCAAGCCACAGGAAACGCTTTTCGTAGTGGACTCCATGACAGGTCAGGATGCTGTGAATACTGCCAAAGCATTCAATGATGCTTTGAATTTTGACGGAGTTGTTCTTACTAAACTAGATGGTGATACAAGAGGGGGTGCTGCATTAACGATCCGTTCTGTTGTTGAAAAACCAATCAAATTTATATCTACAGGAGAAAAAATGGAAGCCCTGGATCTTTTCTACCCAGAAAGGATGGCAGACAGAATCCTGGGAATGGGAGACGTTGTTTCCCTAGTAGAAAGAGCTCAGGAGCAATTTGATGAGGAAGAAGCAAAAAAACTTCACAAGAAAATCGCCAAAAATGAATTTGGTTTTGACGATTTCCTTAAGCAGATCAATCAGATCAAGAAGATGGGTAACATGAAAGACCTTATGGGAATGATTCCTGGAGTTGGAAAAGCAATTAAGGATGTTGAGATCAGCGATGATGCATTTAAGCATATTGAAGCTATTATCTACTCGATGACTCCAGAGGAAAGAAGAAAGCCATCTATCATCAATACTCAGAGAAAGAATAGAATTGCACGAGGAGCAGGAAGAAAGATTGAAGACGTTAACCAGTTGATGAAACAATTCGATCAGATGGGGAAAATGATGAAGATGATGCAGGGGCCTCAAGGAAAGCAAATGATGCAGATGATGAGCAAAATGCCAAATATGCCTGGAATGGGCGGAATGTTTGGAAAATAATTTAAATCAAATAGATGACTAGTCCTGAAAATCTGATACAGATTATAGGACAAAAATAAATAATTAAACCAGAGCAAATTTTCTTTTGCTTTGGTTTTTATTTTTATAAGTTCTCATTTTAATTTTTGTCTGTTTATGCATTTGATTTGGGGTTAGATAATAATTTGAAAAATGAGGACGTAGATTATTATAGGTTTCAATGGATTCATCCACTAATTTTCTTCTTAACGCATTGTTTATATGATGTCTATCAATATTAAATTCATGCTTTAAAATACCATTTATCCTCTCTGCTATTGCATTTTCATAAGGATCTGAGTTTTGTGTCATGCTGCATTTTAATTGATGTTTTTGCAAGACTTTCTGATATTCATTCGAGCAGTATTGTAAGCCACGATCAGAATGATGAATTAATGGGCCTACCATACCTTTGTGTTTCTTTAAAGCTCTTTTCAATGCGATAAGACTACTTTCTGTATTTAAATTATCTGCTACAAAATGTCCCACTATTTTCTTGGAATAAGCATCCGTTATTAAGCTTAAATAGCTTGGGCTTTTTCTGTCCCCTATGTAAGTAATATCAGCAACCCAAACCTGGTTGGGTTTTGTGATCTGATAGTCCAGAATCAAATTTTTATGCTTTCTGAAGCGATGATGGGAGTTGGTCGTAACATGGTAATTTTTCCTGGGGACAATCAATAAATGATTCGCTCTTAGGATGTCAAAGAATTTATCTCTTCCTACTTTGATAGAACCTAGGGATTCTTTTAAAATAAAATATAGTTTTCTGCCTCCTAATCGGGGCATTTTAATACGAACACACTCTACCAGTTCTACAACCTCTGAAGCCCTATTCCTACAAACTTCTGTACGCTTGATACTTCTATAATAGATTTGTCTATTTAACCCTAACAATCCACAAGTAAAAATCAAAGTTTCTTTTTCCTTACTGCGGAAGTCATCGATTGTTCGGGTGGTGAGTTTTTTCGAATATCAATGCGATATTCTTTCTCTGCAAGATCAATCATCATATCAAAAAATATAGCTTTTTTATCAGCAATATAAGCCTGTTTTTCCAAGAAGGCTTTCTGTTTTTCAAGAAGCTTAACTTCAGCTTCCAATTCCATAATACGTTGTTCAGGTGTCTTTTCCATGGCATAAGGTCTTTGGTTTTCCCAATCAAAGTTACCATATTTTCTGAGCCAATTTAAAATAGTCCCGTGGGATTGTATACCATATTTCTTGCGACAAGTACTAATGGTCGATTCACCAGATTCAACTTCTTTTACTATTTGAAGTTTTAAACTTAAACTGTAATCTTTCTGTGTACGCTTGATGTACACTGACCTTAATTGTTCTTCCGTAACGTTTTGTTTTTGTGTATCGCTATTTCAGGACTAGACAAGATTATCCATAAAAAAACTCTCAGAAATTCTGAGAGTTTTTTATTTTTTATATGAACGCGGATTATTTAAACTTATATCCTACTCCAATCTGAAAAAAGTTCATCTTTAGTTTTTCACCATTAACAGGATTCTTGATCATATTGGTTAAACCAAAACTATAACGTGCGTCCAAAAATAGCCCTTTGTAAACCTTGTAATCAGCACCTAAGAACAAACCAAAGTCTGTAGATTTTAAGGAATTATCAAAATAGTTTTCTAATTGTCTTTCTCCCTCACTCAATGCTGCCGGATCAGAAACTACCGCACCACTTACTTCAATTTTGGCCTTATTACTTGCCTTAAAACTTACGTAAGGACCTCCATATACAGCCAATTCAGGCATTGCATAATATCTTGCAGACACAGGAATTACAATTCTGTTAAAATGCATTTTTTCAATTATTTTAACGCCTGGCAATCCTAATCCAGACATTGAAATATCTAACTTCCCTCCCAGATTAGCATATTCTACCTCTCCCTGAAGCGCAAACTTGTTATTAAGCTTATGTTCAACCAATGCCCCGATATAGAATCCGGACTTAGACTTAAAACTACCTCCTGTCCCCTCAAATTCAAGATTGGT containing:
- the atpH gene encoding ATP synthase F1 subunit delta; this translates as MLTSKVAKRYAQGLLDFTNESGQTAAVFSEMKDVVKIMIESKDLNKFFLTPYIDAKKKIEVANEIFKGLSTSSQNLIKLVIKHGRESQLRNIAQEFINKVEDINGVQRVTLTTATPLSKENIDQILRSTDLVNANSNFDLKVNINQDILGGYILRVGDQQVDASVKTKLNQVKKDFQLN
- a CDS encoding F0F1 ATP synthase subunit B, producing MGIIEPGIGLLFWMTLTFVILLFLLAKFAWKPIVNAINERETSIVDALNQAKLAKKEMEDLKADNERIIREAKIERDAILKEAREIKDRIVGEAKDAAKTEGDKLIEAAKQTINAEKNAAMADIKTQIGALSVNIAESILKQKLDNTEAQNELVQNYINKSNLN
- a CDS encoding ATP synthase F0 subunit C; translation: MDLSTGAGLIYVGIGLAVLGVGLGIGKIGGHAMDAIARQPEQAGKIQGAMLIAAGLIEGAGLIAIIFGAFIK
- the atpB gene encoding F0F1 ATP synthase subunit A gives rise to the protein MIMEHIGDSNEWHLWTTKDDSGEEHHVSIPLPVIIKDNEGWHTFLSSSIAHGHEHDGYTLEHGQVVSTKGVEKATLFSIISGKQKSNEVFFDLSVTKNAASMFLSVLFMAVVFMGMARNYKKSQLPKGIGKFMEPVIVFIRDEVAIPNIGSVKYKRYMPYLLTAFFFIWINNLFGLIPFFPFGANLTGNIAITAVLAVITLLITLFSANKDYWKHIFMPPVPILLYPIMVPIEIIGIFTKPFALMMRLFANVTAGHIMILAIVSLIFIFKTPLLGFASVPLALFVSVLELLVAALQAYIFTVLSALFIGIAVAEHDHEHGHEEHAH
- the ffh gene encoding signal recognition particle protein, with protein sequence MFNSLQDKLDKALHNISGRGKITEINVAETVKEIRRALVDADVNYKVAKDLTKRVQDKALGENVLTSLTPGQLMTKIVHDELVQLMGGSQEGINLSGKPSVILIAGLQGSGKTTFSGKLAHYLQTKRNKKPLLVACDVYRPAAIDQLKVLGGQINVPVYTEEGATNPSTIAENAINFAKANNHDVVIVDTAGRLAIDEQMMNEIKSVHYFIKPQETLFVVDSMTGQDAVNTAKAFNDALNFDGVVLTKLDGDTRGGAALTIRSVVEKPIKFISTGEKMEALDLFYPERMADRILGMGDVVSLVERAQEQFDEEEAKKLHKKIAKNEFGFDDFLKQINQIKKMGNMKDLMGMIPGVGKAIKDVEISDDAFKHIEAIIYSMTPEERRKPSIINTQRKNRIARGAGRKIEDVNQLMKQFDQMGKMMKMMQGPQGKQMMQMMSKMPNMPGMGGMFGK
- a CDS encoding IS3 family transposase, whose amino-acid sequence is MIFTCGLLGLNRQIYYRSIKRTEVCRNRASEVVELVECVRIKMPRLGGRKLYFILKESLGSIKVGRDKFFDILRANHLLIVPRKNYHVTTNSHHRFRKHKNLILDYQITKPNQVWVADITYIGDRKSPSYLSLITDAYSKKIVGHFVADNLNTESSLIALKRALKKHKGMVGPLIHHSDRGLQYCSNEYQKVLQKHQLKCSMTQNSDPYENAIAERINGILKHEFNIDRHHINNALRRKLVDESIETYNNLRPHFSNYYLTPNQMHKQTKIKMRTYKNKNQSKRKFALV
- a CDS encoding transposase, translating into MYIKRTQKDYSLSLKLQIVKEVESGESTISTCRKKYGIQSHGTILNWLRKYGNFDWENQRPYAMEKTPEQRIMELEAEVKLLEKQKAFLEKQAYIADKKAIFFDMMIDLAEKEYRIDIRKNSPPEQSMTSAVRKKKL
- a CDS encoding porin family protein yields the protein MKKILLASAIALFAGLNAQTTFGVKAGYALSTLNSNETNLEFEGTGGSFKSKSGFYIGALVEHKLNNKFALQGEVEYANLGGKLDISMSGLGLPGVKIIEKMHFNRIVIPVSARYYAMPELAVYGGPYVSFKASNKAKIEVSGAVVSDPAALSEGERQLENYFDNSLKSTDFGLFLGADYKVYKGLFLDARYSFGLTNMIKNPVNGEKLKMNFFQIGVGYKFK